Proteins from a single region of Mytilus trossulus isolate FHL-02 chromosome 2, PNRI_Mtr1.1.1.hap1, whole genome shotgun sequence:
- the LOC134707624 gene encoding piggyBac transposable element-derived protein 4-like encodes MNVVLEYMTSTGALRNTANMANIANPWFRIFPPEEIAEDPEFIGESGVKNMPDRGAPAIAYFMLMFTVNLMKKIVQETNRYARSFIKTNMQRINRCRHSRVHQWIKTGPLTINEFKGFLAAIYNMGLNKRPTLQCYWKKGKQEYKWFRKMFPRNRFQLILKFLHVVDNRKVSGRNDPTYDPSAKFKPILDSLNMRSKYLYTPERNLSIDESLVGTRARSVMTQYIPTKSHKFGIKLWMLVESISGYLVHSTVYRGRRFDPVPDGELQSSMVVKSLLNVSCLFDKGYHVFCDSFFSSLSLASELLLNRTFMTGTLRSNRPMPQRIKNPELRPDEYVFMRRQETLVCAYRQNKRKPVRLVSTFCNARVTPRGKPTAIESYSKNMGGVDRNDMFTAFYNDERKTVKMWKKIMFNLFQRFMINAYILYKKNSNNPRPLSRLQFIHEVIESLSMEHMRDRFPGQLENRKKELRRLANGKVKDCVVCSYRSNGRRKRSRLQCGRCLRGVHSLCFNRHLVLCDEQ; translated from the exons ATGAACGTCGTCTTAGAATATATGACGTCAACGGGAGCGTTGCGAAATACGGCAAATATGGCGAATATCGCAAATCCTTGGTTCCGCATTTTTCCGCCGGAAGAAATCGCTGAAGACCCCGAATTTATTGGTGAAAGTGGTGTAAAAAATATGCCAGACAGAGGAGCTCCTGCAATAGCATATTTTATGCTCATGTTTACAGTCAATCTTATGAAGAAGATAGTCCAAGAAACAAACAG atatgCCCGATCATTTATCAAAACCAACATGCAAAGGATCAACAGATGTAGACATTCACGTGTTCACCAGTGGATTAAGACTGGACCGCTCACAATTAATGAGTTCAAAGGGTTTCTTGCCGCTATTTACAATATGGGACTGAATAAGAGACCGACACTACAGTGCTACTGGAAGAAAGGGAAACAAGAATACAAGTGGTTTAGAAAGATGTTTCCAAGAAATAGGTTTCaattaattctaaaatttttacatgTTGTTGATAATCGTAAAGTTTCAGGCAGAAATGATCCAACATATGACCCATCAGCCAAGTTTAAGCCGATTCTTGATTCATTGAACATGCGATCCAAATATCTTTATACACCTGAAAGAAACCTATCGATTGATGAGTCTTTGGTTGGGACACGTGCGCGCTCTgtaatgacacaatatataccaacaaaaagtcacaaatttggCATTAAACTTTGGATGCTGGTAGAATCTATATCCGGTTATCTCGTACATAGTACTGTTTATAGAGGTCGTCGTTTCGATCCTGTGCCTGATGGGGAACTCCAAAGTAGTATGGTTGTTAAAAGTCTACTGAACGTTAGTTGTTTATTTGATAAAGGATACCACGTGTTTTGTGATAGTTTCTTTTCTAGTCTATCACTAGCATCAGAACTACTTTTAAATAGGACATTTATGACTGGAACTTTAAGAAGTAACCGACCAATGCCACAAAGAATAAAAAACCCAGAATTACGTCCGGATGAATATGTATTTATGAGAAGACAAGAAACATTAGTATGTGCATACAGACAAAACAAACGGAAACCAGTTCGCCTAGTGTCTACATTTTGCAATGCACGAGTTACACCTCGTGGCAAACCAACCGCCATAGAAAGTTACAGCAAAAATATGGGAGGAGTAGATCGAAATGACATGTTCACAGCATTCTACAACGATGAGAGGAAAACCGTCaaaatgtggaaaaaaattatgtttaatctttttcaaagattcatGATAAATGCGTacattctttataaaaaaaactcaaacaaCCCTCGTCCACTATCACGCCTCCAGTTCATTCACGAGGTAATTGAAAGTTTGTCAATGGAACACATGAGAGATAGATTTCCGGGTCAGTTAGAAAATCGAAAGAAAGAACTTCGAAGATTAGCCAACGGCAAAGTGAAAGATTGTGTTGTATGTTCATATCGAAGTAACGGAAGAAGGAAGCGATCAAGATTACAATGTGGTAGATGTCTCCGCGGTGTGCATAGTTTATGTTTCAACCGACATTTAGTTCTGTGCGACGAACAGtaa